A genomic region of Haliotis asinina isolate JCU_RB_2024 chromosome 1, JCU_Hal_asi_v2, whole genome shotgun sequence contains the following coding sequences:
- the LOC137283333 gene encoding uncharacterized protein: MRQKICLPLLIILLADSLRAESLSVTKYDHLASILTRHRAIRDAEFDEALKQYSPVLKKVGLFMAAHKYLAKDARYKGRELLEERSYFRHFPIPRLRRLHHTASKACQLGAFRCLQEIHSKVEKFNADRKPGSNIYHPFYNKLDLFQYRTTASYFLCMYTLERNAMMRTIHMAGKCLDGFEKTREAKESGVFVNDWRKDDVEYQCSQIYYCPNPCYGRQTKGNIVSFFKQWHDPGNPCRGLKNKKCSWAPGQNSNFESLTRNRFNITCICTNDRKGFTWNSRFKMCVDIDECHNGKVVCEKGKMCQNTAGSYVCVCQRGKMLNKKTQKCEDIVLLPEVKRAKSKLRINKNDKPTLLRQLEILLGVSSAATAGGAAGATGWPGVLTLSLTLIMIV, encoded by the coding sequence ATGCGCCAGAAGATATGTCTTCCCTTACTTATCATTTTGTTAGCTGACAGCCTCAGGGCAGAGAGTTTGAGTGTTACGAAATACGATCATCTTGCGTCTATATTAACTCGACACCGAGCAATAAGAGATGCCGAATTCGACGAAGCTCTCAAACAATACAGTCCTGTTCTGAAGAAAGTTGGCCTTTTCATGGCCGCGCATAAATACCTTGCCAAGGACGCTAGATacaaagggagagaactcttgGAAGAAAGATCCTACTTCCGTCACTTTCCTATTCCTCGCCTACGTCGGCTGCATCACACAGCCTCGAAAGCTTGTCAACTTGGGGCGTTCCGATGTCTACAGGAAATTCATTCCAAAGTTGAGAAATTTAATGCTGACAGAAAACCCGGCTCCAACATCTATCATCCTTTCTATAACAAgcttgatttgtttcagtacaggACAACAGCGAGTTATTTCTTGTGCATGTACACCTTGGAACGCAATGCTATGATGAGGACGATTCACATGGCAGGGAAATGTCTAGATGGGTTCGAGAAGACAAGGGAAGCCAAAGAATCGGGAGTGTTTGTAAATGATTGGAGGAAGGACGACGTGGAGTATCAGTGCTCCCAAATCTATTACTGTCCAAATCCTTGCTACGGGCGCCAAACTAAGGGCAATATTGTCTCCTTCTTCAAACAATGGCACGATCCAGGCAACCCGTGTCGTGGCCTCaaaaacaaaaagtgttcttGGGCGCCGGGTCAGAATTCGAACTTTGAGAGTCTGACACGAAACCGGTTCAACATCACCTGTATCTGTACCAATGACCGGAAGGGCTTCACGTGGAACTCTCGCTTCAAGATGTGTGTGGATATTGACGAGTGCCATAATGGGAAGGTGGTTTGTGAGAAGGGGAAGATGTGCCAGAACACCGCAGGTAGCTATGTCTGCGTGTGTCAGAGGGGGAAGATGTTGAATAAGAAGACACAGAAGTGCGAGGACATTGTACTCTTACCAGAAGTGAAGAGGGCAAAATCGAAGCTAAGAATTAATAAGAATGACAAGCCCACCCTTCTGCGGCAGCTGGAGATTCTACTCGGGGTGTCATCAGCTGCAACAGCTGGTGGAGCTGCAGGAGCTACAGGCTGGCCAGGCGTCCTGACTCTATCTTTGACTCTGATCATGATTGTTTGA
- the LOC137276239 gene encoding uncharacterized protein, with translation MNDHSHQRTASPAAASRLTELSDITPSRDYSLDTNTNAHSPHQMPSRLEPPHPTVLPVCQEPGHNEQSSLSKTPPTKRFHFQRTSSPIRAHPCPTESIASIKNDSDCTRPEHRPRTSSLSAPSRPSHLTIHKSTYEESFHPETSSTPLCSRPPKPPARPPKPLKLQSTSHSISPDGKSLTNDAKQPGDCGDEPPALPPRGRPARQPADTPPERPPKSWVMGGPRESSNPPPIPPRTRRSQSADSVFRKREASPGKGEQRRTASEGESQKLIMEVLV, from the coding sequence ATGAATGACCATTCTCATCAACGAACAGCTTCTCCGGCTGCTGCATCACGTCTAACGGAACTCTCCGACATCACACCCTCACGTGACTACAGCTtggacacaaacacaaatgcGCACAGTCCTCACCAAATGCCATCTCGTTTAGAACCGCCCCATCCAACAGTGTTGCCTGTTTGCCAAGAACCTGGTCACAATGAACAATCATCACTGTCTAAAACACCGCCAACGAAGAGATTCCACTTTCAACGTACGTCTTCTCCAATCAGAGCACACCCTTGTCCAACGGAATCCATTGCCAGCATCAAGAATGACTCGGATTGTACTCGACCGGAGCATCGTCCACGGACATCTTCTCTATCAGCACCGTCACGTCCATCGCATTTGACAATACATAAATCCACGTATGAAGAATCATTTCATCCCGAAACCTCTTCAACCCCACTCTGTAGCCGCCCCCCGAAACCTCCAGCACGTCCACCAAAACCCCTAAAGCTTCAATCGACCAGCCATAGTATTTCCCCCGACGGAAAATCCCTCACGAACGACGCAAAGCAACCGGGTGACTGTGGTGATGAACCGCCAGCTCTCCCTCCAAGGGGTAGACCAGCCAGACAACCGGCTGACACACCACCAGAAAGACCACCAAAGTCATGGGTCATGGGTGGACCCAGAGAGAGTTCCAATCCACCGCCCATACCACCGAGGACACGTCGGTCTCAGTCTGCTGACAGTGTGTTCCGGAAACGGGAGGCATCACCAGGGAAGGGCGAACAGAGAAGGACTGCTTCAGAGGGAGAAAGTCAGAAACTGATCATGGAGGTTCTTGTGTAA